A part of Oncorhynchus clarkii lewisi isolate Uvic-CL-2024 chromosome 17, UVic_Ocla_1.0, whole genome shotgun sequence genomic DNA contains:
- the LOC139370221 gene encoding LOW QUALITY PROTEIN: GTPase IMAP family member 7-like (The sequence of the model RefSeq protein was modified relative to this genomic sequence to represent the inferred CDS: substituted 2 bases at 2 genomic stop codons), whose translation MERGRGGTLKILFLLTLCLQAFTGHCQYQGPAHTGRGXKXTSPLSLTVHCEKQSGVVDGRKIDVIDTPGLYDTTMPKEEMKSEIEKAIYMSVPGPHAFLLVIRLGRFTEEERNTVKWIQENFGEEASKYTIILFTGKDHLKGKAVEEWFLAQSKALRRLINMCGGRYHSLINDKREDNTQVRELLEKIEEMVEEDNGGEHYTSADYEEAQRKIREENMFYCKLAAYGSLATAGLGMVFASPVLVAAGVAGFECTKEMLGF comes from the exons ATGgaacgaggaagaggagggactCTGAAGATTCTGTTCCTGTTGACACTCTGTCTGCAAGCCTTCACTGGTCA ttgtCAATACCAAGGTCCAGCACACACAGGGAGGGGTTGAAAGTAGACTTCTCCCCTGAGTCTGACTGTTCACtgtgagaaacagagtggagtggTGGATGGGAGGAAGATTGATGTCATCGACACCCCGGGGCTCTATGACACAACAATGCCCAAAGAAGAGATGAAAAGTGAGATAGAAAAGGCCATCTACATGTCAGTCCCAGGACCCCACGCCTTCCTGCTGGTGATCAGACTGGGGAGgttcacagaggaggagaggaacactgtGAAGTGGATCCAGGAGAACTTTGGAGAAGAAGCATCAAAGTACACCATCATTCTGTTCACTGGTAAAGATCATTTGAAGGGGAAAGCAGTTGAGGAAT GGTTTCTTGCTCAGAGCAAAGCGCTACGGAGACTCATCAATATGTGTGGGGGCAGATATCACTCTCTGATTAATGACAAGAGAGAAGACAACACTCAGGTTAGAGAGCTGCTGGAGAAGATCgaggagatggtggaggaggaCAATGGAGGAGAACACTACACCAGTGCTGACTATGAAGAGGCTCAGAGAAAGATCAGAGAGGAGAATATGTTTTACTGTAAACTGGCAGCGTACGGCAGTCTAGCCACAGCAGGACTAGGTATGGTGTTTGCTTCACCAGTATTGGTGGCAGCAGGTGTAGCTGGGTTTGAATGCACTAAGGAGATGCTAGGCTTTTAA